Below is a window of Leptidea sinapis chromosome 4, ilLepSina1.1, whole genome shotgun sequence DNA.
ACAGCTTGTATTGaagccatcgagcatatggcttaagtcttccatggtctctgccctGACTACGATATCGTCGATATACGCCGTTGATATATTACATATTGTTTCGAGAGCCTGGAGAAATTCATCGAAGTTGGGAACACAAATGATAAGCGAGCCAGAGGCTGATCTCCTaccagatggaccgaccaaataaaagactcTAGGTCCCCGAAGTTTAAGTCCATCGCCAGGGCCACGATGGACAGGAGTcgatggaaacaaatagttcactccaagtgtGGACCACTTGCTGATGACATCACGATCCTCAGAcatgagggaacgactagagAGAGATATTATAtgctcaaaataaaacaaataattattaataatttataacacaaATCACAATAATGATATTCTAAAGTTATTAGTCTAGATAGTCATCTTCTTCTTCCAAGTCGCGCCAATAGaaaatttacttcaaaaatgtatCTGAAAATgtatgtagaaaaaaaacaatgatttatatactactagctgacccgacagtcgttgttctgtagataataaaaaaatacagttttataggaatttgccgataatatttcataacatcaagaattatttcgtaaaaaatgttataatgaagttgtttcacagcagaactgtcaaaccgtgcgtgtataaattctctcatagaaaatatctctatacaaaacaaatattggaaataaaaacaattattggtctcaaatcgaaataaaaactatcctatctctcaagttggaccaaactgcactccatgaagtaatccccattaaaatccattcattagtttaggagtccatcgcggagaaacaacgtgtcacgtaatttatatatattaagatttctaggcacaaataatgagttggaattaaaaatgaattaaccCTTgactatgtatataaatatatacctatGTTATCATAACTTACGTGTCTTCTATTTTCTTCTTAGCGGTTGGAGGAAGGGGTATTGAGTTAAGGTCCACTGGAAGACCGCCTTTAGTTGCTTCTATTAAGGAATCGAATCCCTTGGCCGATCGAAGATAGTCTTTTGCTAGTTGTATATTACCTACAAGGAATATATATTAAGCTATAATACATCTGTCTTTGTCGTCTATTGTCTATTAAAGTAttacaaactattttttacGTGTTATGGATAATATACGTTTCCAAGAATTCAATGAAAATTGATGAACACTCtggtaaataatgaaaaaagactggtctttttaaaatataaaacttagtTAAAATAGgaattatgatatttacataTGCAGCCATAAAACAGAAATTTGTGTGTCTATATCCCATAAGGGATGGAGACGGTGACAGTCATCAAACCGTAGTTTAATCAGATAGAACAACTGCGAACTTCCATCTGCATCATGTGGACGCCTGGATTCTACAACcttcgtaaatcctattactccactgctgaatatctaaatgatcggacagcctgggactagattgtgattattttatagcaactgtacaatattgtatatttttattgaaaagagcgcaaaaaaaaaagaatgctgggagagtttcttgcgccgcttcttctctctcagagcgccatttgtttccgaagcggtagtagtatctagtagtataagaaatgacatcaaaaagaattctaaaggaatcaattttgagaaaataaatgccttttatgccttttgtctTTTGTGAGGAACTTCTCATCTCGCccagccactttgtggattcaatatggtttttttattatggaataggaggacaaacgagcgtacgggtcacctggtgttaagtgatcaccgccgcccacattctcttgcaacaccagaggaatcacaacattttgaaggtacccatgtcgtatcgtcccggaaacaccgcacaaggaagctcattccacagctttgtagtacgagggagaaagctccttgaaaaccgcactgtgggggaccgccatacatccagatggtggggatgatatcctaacttgtggcgagtcgtgcgaaggtagaatggTTATTGAATGGTGGTAGCTGGTGCTGCAGTTTACCCGTTACTATTTAGGGATCTTCAATCTTTGAACATACTCTCAACTTAAAAACTGGCAACACATCTCTTCAGCTCTGGTGTTGCGAACCGCCACACCACTTCCTTAACTTGAGCTTCTATTATGTGTTTCCTTTTAaacattgtaataaattttacacTCTTTCTAAGCATGCAAATTTTTCCCCccgttgagttttttgtatgttcttctcactaactctactttttccgaacatatggtagatttaataatttaaacgaaatattaatagtgactattcaaaagcgcttagtttaaggcttattgaataaagtttcgTTAACTTCGATAACAGGCCACCCTAGTGAATATAACCGAGGTGCCAGTACTAACCACTCTTcttcgctttaatagcggccTCTTTGAACTCCTTCTGCCTGTGCATCAACAGGAGCAGCTGTTTGTCGTTGCGGGTCAGTTTGGTCTGGACACGAGGCGCGGCCGGCGCCGGGCTAGGACGGGCTGGCTCCTGTGCGGCGCTGGGACGAGCCGGAGATCGATgagactaaaataaaaatataaaaaaaatattttactccCCACCCGCACTCCGCGCTTCTCCACGTGAGTCTGAGCCGGTCGGCGATCATTATAGcccaaacacatggtcggacGGTAAGATGGATGTGGGTCGGCGCCTCGAACCGATTGTTCCGGCGTCATACtccggtaataataataataaactttatttcaagtatcatgactcatattagttattaatacattaaacttattttttatagtagTACTTATCCTAAACCTATTACTAATTAAGATAAATATGCGTGTCATTGCTGCGCCATTCCGTTAGAAATACTGCAGCAATGACCCACATATATGCAGACCAACGTGCTCGCAATCATCTTCAGAATGCTGTTGTTACCGCCCCGCACTCTGCTCACCAGGGATCCACATGTTTTGCGCACAGTCGCCCCATGCTTCCGCGAACATCCCTATATATAATAATCCTCAACCGAACCGCGTCCGATGgatcggccgtaccaaatccgatcatgtgtttagggtaTTAGCAAATACGTCATCTTCATGACGCATacgtttttgtttatatttaacatatttcGTGTTCTTAAGTATTTTAACGAATTGTATGTtgagaaatattaatatttttgttgcattgtTTTGTAAAAGggcttgttttatttaaaagatctGACAGATTTTTGGttctattattttcaataaaaaaagtgcAGATGTTTTATTTTGCACCGAATAAGCCTAACTTCCCGATgtctaaaaaattattttttatgacagtaatcatcACTTAGTATCCATTAACCAATGTCATCCGACTTTATCATTTCGTAGACTCACCCCCTCGGCAGGTATGGGCGCGTATCCATTGGGCGTTGGCAGTTCGTCAAGGGGCAGAGGTTTCCCCGCCGCGTGCTGTCTGATAGCGTCCTGGTACTGCTTCACAATGCGGCCCATCCGACGCGCCTTCATAGCGTTGCCGTCCGACTTCGCTTTAGCCTCTTGCTCCTGccagattatttaaaattattaatacaaataaaccgTCACTTACGGCATATTCTTCGTCATGATATCTGATGAGCTTCCTCTACTTCAATCCTGTTGCAAGTGCGATGGCCGCGGCTAGACTGGAGAAAACGTGCGGATCACAgaaataaattgatataatGGTTACACCATTTGGTTTTTTCgtgaacttaaatatttttttatggaaatacgggacgagacgagtaggacgttcagctaatggtaattgatacgccttgcccattacaatgcagtgccgctcaggattcttgaaaagccaaaaattttgagcggcactacaattgtgctagtcaccttgagacataagatgttaagtctcatttgcccagtaatttcacttgctacggcgcccttcagaccaaaacacaataatgctcgcaaattactgcttcacggcagaaataggcaccgttgtggtacccataatctagaaggcatcctgtgcaaaggagcctctcactggtaaatatatgttggtatattgttttatgcctttcatgttatattatattgcaacaaaaatactatcaaaatgttttaataaaaaatgatataaaagaCATCTGAAATTGTTTTTCcttgatattttcttttgaaaaCGTATTTTGACTTGAGGCGATCAGCCCTCTTTTCTAATgcttgaaataattaaaataaaaataatcactcAGGATATGCTCAAGTGTGATTATAAAATTATCTACCTGAAAAGCGGCCAGTCGTTGTTTCAGAGCTTCATCAACAGTCGAGGCAGTTATCAAACCTGGTTGCTCTGGTGCAGCCACTGGGGCTGCTTCTGAAATTACACGAAAAAATTGATTATACTTCATAATACCCTTCTAGTATTATATGAACATATTGTAATAGTTGccctaaataaaaataagtttcagAAAAGAAATGACTGTTAAAGAtactaattttaattgttttttttttatctagatAAGAGAAAGCAAATGGACAACagactcacgggatggggagtggtgaggcaaccgccaatggttaaataaaaatatgtgtcaAGAAATATTAGCAGTGACGATTtaaaagtgcttagtttaagcctaatttaatgaagtttatttgactttgactttaaagtACCTTCTTCACTCTTCTCATGTGTTGAGGCCTTGAAAGCCGCAGCAACGGCCTCGGGGGAGGGCAACTCGTTTAGATCCATCTCCTGGCCCGACTTGTACGCTTCGACCACTATGTCGAACTGCTTTACCACTTTCAGATGTTCCAGTGCAAGTTGTTTGTCCCCAGCATGCTTGCATGCTAGAGCAGCCGCTTTGAACTCTTCTTTGCGTTCTGCAATTAATAATAGGTAATTGGTAGTCCGTCCGTCTGTCATGCTGCCTGCAAATTATGATTGACACCAAAAGTTAGCAGTCAAACACATCTCTCTTACCCACAGACGCCTTATAAATTGCGAGCGATTTTAGatcccatattttttttatggaataggaggacaaacgagcgtatgggtcacctgttgttaagtgatcaccgccgcccacaatctcttgcaacaccagaggaatcacaggagcgttgccagcctttaaggaaggtgtacgcgctttttttgaaggtacccatgtcgtatcgtcccggaaacaccgcacaaggaagctcattccacagctttgtagtacgtggaagaaagctccttgaaaaccgcactgtggaggaccgccacacatccagatggtaaggatgatatcctataTTATGAAATACAACGAAAACCAAGCTGATGACGAATAGTTCAATATCACCGATTGAAGTAGACAGCGTAACAGTAGACTACGTCGACGAATATACTTACCTCGCACAGATAATCTCCCCTACGAATACTACCTCAAAGGAAATACAAAACAGAGTAAATCTAGCATGGAAACGTTACTGGTCCCTAAAATAGATTATGAAAAATCCGTAATTACCACTAAAActcaaaaataatgtttacatatatagtATAGTTGCCACACATGGACACTAACCAACGATAATCTCAACAAACTAAAAACATGTCAACATAACATAGAAAGAAGTATACTAAGGATTAAGAAAAGTAATAGaataaacttaaaagaaataagaaaaatgacAAACATTGCAGACGTATCACAAACTTTTAGTAAACTCAaatagtaatgggcaggacatCTAATACGAGGCAAGGAAGAAAAATAGGCCAAAATAGTAACAGAATAGTATCGTAGAGAAGGAAAAAGACAGAGAGGGAGGCCGAGTCGTAGATGGAGCAACGATTAAAAAGATGCCGCTGGTATGACGTGGAGCAGATCATGTCATGACCGAGAACACTGGAGATTCTGGGGTAGGACTATGCGAAAGCAAAACAATCTGTGCCGATGTCTACTGATCTAAAGATGGTTGTTAAaggctattaatattattatgaaatataatacaaGTCTTATATAAATCCTCAGTGGCAAGTAGCAATCCTTTACGATATGTTGCGGTTATTAGCTCACCAATTACGATATGTCGTGATTattacctgaccaatgagcattcagaaCTTCGCACCCGCTCACCTCAATTGGTTGACTGGGTTGTTTGCATTGCGAGTCTACTGCGTTATAAGATCGATGGTTAGACAGCTGAATCTTGTCAGGGTAAATATTACTAATAGTAACCCTCTAACACCAAGTTGGCGAATTCCAAAAAAGCtgctatataaatttaaaaaaaaaatattgtatttttcagtagaatcttgagcggcactacattgtaatgagcagagcgtatctcttaccatcagatgaaatTCTTACTCGTCTCCTCACATTTTCTCATATAACAAAACTTTTTCTATTATCTATCACACAtctaattataatgaaatatttgtttttcatcGGGCCAAATTCAGTCATATGAATTTAAAACAGTgggaaaaagattttttttgtgtaaattgAGCCTacatttttatcgataatttaAAGTTCTTCCGAGAAATAGACTTGCTACTCTTAGTTCACTTAGATGAGATATACGCTAACAAGTTCATGtccaatattatgaatatagatttttttggtAAATTCATTCATGTCGGCTTACATACATTGAATTTTTCTTGTAATTAATGTCTAGGACCAAGGTTACAAATTGCACGAATCATCCTTTTCCGTAGCATTACGATTCAGATTGTATCCTCAATGCTATAATAGAACCTAACATTAGGTTAAGAAATCTGTATGTTCCGTCACTTGTaaccattaaaaataaattaactttaatataaaaaaaaacttactcaATATGAACTGCAGGCCTTCCTGTTTAGCTGGGTCCATAGTTGGTTCTGTGGACAAATGGGGAGGTGGCTCCTGAGGCTCAGGGGGTGTTGGGGGGCGCTCCTGTACTGACTTCAATGATTCTGTTCGTGGTGGTGGCATTGGGGCTGCTCTTCGCACCGGTGGATCAGGAGTGGGAGGTTGTGCTGGTGCTTCAGGTTGCTGAGGCTCTGATGGTGGCTTTGCGATGCTAACTGGAGGAGGTATGTCTTGCTCGTTTATAGGCTTGCCAGCTTTTGCTTGTTTAAGAAGGTCGCTCAGGGTTTTAAGTCCACGACCGAATCTGTGGGCAATTAGATGTTTTTGTCAGTCAAACTATATAAAAAGAACGTAAATATGATTCACAAAAAGAGCTAAAGACGAGGTAGGCAACACAAAACTAAGAGATCTGATACCTGCTTATTAAGATAACATTATGTACGAATAGCGGaaagtattcatttattaacGCCTACAATATGCTTGTAATGTTATACACCTATTTTCAAGGACCAATTCATTGCTGAGAATCCATCATCTAATTTGCGAAAAGtgtaaacataaacatattatgcctattactcgggtaagtcgagttagtaagtcttttgtggggtgatatatatggttttacaacaaaataccagaaaatgttcaaaaacaaaatatattacgaaatttaaaatattgttaaaagaaGTATGGAAAAGGTTGCTATaagatgactttcttaataataccacatattgggaatggagtgaccgccgtCACGCtagataaattataaatttgattgtatcgaaattttatttaaaaaaataagttcgCTATGTTTGGTACGCCTGTTTTCTCAGGTCTCCGACATTCATTTCCGAATAGTttctgactttcaataagtgatttcatatcctattttgaataaaaatatttgaatttataaactAAACTGCTGAAATAGACTTGTTATTACTTCCTCTGATGTCCAAATGGGCTTTTTTCCATAATTGGACTGTGCCTTATGTGAAGACGAGACGAAAAGAAGTGGGCTCAAGAACTTTTAAGCCTAGCGCACTCACTCAACGTCGGTCAACTCCACACACAACCTTAGAGTTTAATTTTGGTGGCGGGCATCGACCCGTCTATCCGTTTTAAGACAACTTCTTTTGCGccattatgttataataaattatagtgTTTGCTATTATTACTTTGGAATCCGTTTCCACACTAGGAAGTTTGATGGCACTTTCTATcaccattatttattaataattacagaaTGCCTTACTACTAATCTTACATAATGAGCCTGATACCTTTTGTGAAAGCGGATAAAaagggaaaaaaaatattatcttctaAACTACgcaacatacataggggtgattcagatactcatcaccatgaggctctcaaattttagctttggacgtcaacttctcagCCAACCTGTATATTGATTAAGTTTGCTCTTTTCGTTATGTAATCAATATAATACtgaatcctattaatattataaatgtgagttTGTGttgatgtctggatgtatgtttgtacttctttaatgcaaaaactactgaatggattttgatgaaactttacaataatatagcctacacaccagaataacacataggctattatttataaaactatcgcgtgaattatactttatatagcaaaacaacgtttgctgggtcagctagtataatataatgacATCTCTTGTGGaatgacaacaaaattttaGGTCAGTTttaatgtcttgtgtgctaaGCAAATAACAGAGTTCTAAACGGTGGTCTTGCATCTTGTGCCATATGGCAACAGCAAGCAAACAGGAGTTTAACTGTTCCAAGGTGCAGTCTAGTTATATAATTGTGTAATTTTTGTGTCACTCGGACACTGATGTCCATTTTATAActgaaaaatttcaataaaaagtcTAATTTGGTGTGAAAGGTTCAGTACCTATATTTTGGATGGGTTTTAAGAATCAGCCGGaaaataatgttgcaatatttaaaaaaaattttgattaataattttggttatattctttgtatatttcatatttactTTATAGTCAAtcagattatatttattatatcaatgtgtattaaaattattgatgtaACGATTACCTTCTTGCACGATTACTTTCTCCTGCATCTTTAGCACTTTTTTCTGCCGCTGTATAATTCGTTATTCTGTCTTGAAGAAGGCTAATAGTGCTACTATCATTGCTGATGCTTCCTGGTGGAGGAGGTGCTTGTCTGCGAGCATTAGGTGGTGGAGGTTCATCACCAGCTAACCCATGTAATTCACTCAACAAGTCGGGGTCATCATCATCACCTATAAAGAGAAAAATATGACTACGTATATTTTTTCTAGCGATATTGTTTTCACATGAGGTACTTAGGCACTTAGTTTTGCTAAAGTAATAAAGCATGTGAAATCCCATCATATTTTCATGTTCAAGttcaagctcaactttttattcgtaaataaaaTCACACATCATACATACTtaacattgagacataagatactATTTCTCATTTGtgcagtagtttcactagctgccccgctttcagaccgaaacacaataatgcttacagattactgctgcACAGTAGGAAaaggtgctgttgtggtacccataatctagcccgcatcctgtgcaaaggagcctcccactggtatttttttttggttttctgCGTTATGGCAATCTGTTATTTCAAACAATAAGCCACTGTTTAGGCTGCATCTGCTGAAAGTCATTGTCGAGAGCCCGAAATTGATGTAAAATTACTTTGCATCAAACTCTccatttattattgatatattttactGAGATTTGTAATATCATGTCTCTTAAGCTTGGTGTACTGGATGCCACCCTTTCCGCTCAGACTTGGCTAGCTCGTTGACATGTGGTTTAGTTTGGGTTATTTCTTGCCGGACAGTTTTAATGCCGAGGTCTaggtaaatgtatttattaataatacactGTGGGATACAACtgataataatacataatttacttatactaactcttactaaattaattagttaatttagAGTAAAAATTGTGAAATAGTACCTAACCAACAAACAATATATGTTTGGTAAATAAGTCTTTTCATTATTCGATTTCTGAAAGCACTGAGACAGAGTGGGTAGAAAATATTCTACTCTAGAACAGCAGCAGTatcagatgaagccacaacctgagagttgaacaaagcatacaagatgtTATGACGATAGAtaacttgaacggttagctcagttgaaagAGCACTCACACCGAATGTGAGAGGTTGTGGGTGCAAGTCCCCCATCATTAGTCAAATAttggtttaaaattttatttgagtatacGAGATATTACCAGAGCCTTCATCATCTGATGGAACATCTTTTAAGCTAGCAGCAATCATAGCATCTAGATCTGCAGGAGGTAAGACCTCTGGTTTTCTTGGTTTGTTCTTTTTGGCTCCGCCTGTAATAGCAGCTAGTTCTGCCTCTAAgtcaacatcatcatcagacATATTCATCAGCTCATCATTGTCTAGATCTGGAATATCTATTAGGCCATACTGTAATGAGAAAAcagtaaaatgattaaaaaactGTGTAATtagtagaaaataatattgatacttgataataataactaaaaattttaatgaaaacaaaagcTCAACAAAATTATTGTCATGGTATAGAAGGAAAAACAAGTGTATATGGTGATCCATAAGCATGTTTGCCTTTGCCCTTAGGTAGTTCATTAACATCCTAGTCTGACAggcaaaataaaattgaattccTACTAGCGCTAGATAtttactaacccccttatttataatcctccgctaactttaaacagccgcttaggagtgttttttctcattctgacttaggtcaatagaagaaaatagaatgagaattagcaatactttaagttagcagactattatgaataagggggagaGTCACTATGTTTTGTTAGAAAAAGTCCTAAAAGAACAAGACATTGATGTGATGTAAGTGATACACCCTGCTGGTAACTAAGCACAGTatctcaggatttttgaaaactgAAAATTCAGTGCAGCATCACAATTGagcttgtcactttgagatgttaactctcattagCTCAGTAATGTctctagctatggcacccttcaaaccaaaacacaattatACAATGCTTGAACTCTACTTCTTGACTGTAAAACAAGGTGCCTCTGTGGAACCCACCTAGCAGGTAATCTGCACACAGAAGCCTCCCACAGATAGCATAATAgctcataattaaattattattatagatgtcTGGTTTCCTTCATGCTATAGGTGTTTAAGaactttttaacacactaaTTTGATAGCACAAATCCTtggaaatagtaaaaaaaatattatattataattaagcaATAATGTGTTAAAGACATCATTGTGGTGTCTTTGTAAGTAACACTCAACAAATAGGGCATTTGTTATGTAATAGCACCACTGTGTACATCATTCTAAACAtgaattttgaatacaaatatgtTCAATAGTTAAACAGGGTTTGCACATCAAAAACACACATTGTGATTTAGCAATGAATGTGTTACAGATGTAAATTCATCTTCTTTCATGCACCCTTTTATTGTTCATGAATGACTACCATGAAAAACATTACATATTAGAATTTTcaacatattaatttattttattttggcatcaaacagtagcaaaattacaattttaatgttatattattactaaagagAAGACTTAGTGCCGAAAATTACATACATAAtgctaaacataaacataaagaGAACATTACTGTTGGGATGTTaagtaaaatcaataaatattaagatGAACATTTATCTAGACTCACTTAGTTTAAATAGTACTTAGtaagtactttatttatattaacagaACATTCATCAACAGTTTAATGCAGATAAAGGTTATGAAAGTGTGCTTTATTTTcccaatattataaaacttaaaactaaatctaaagcattatattttataacacaatTGCAATTTATAgaaagcaaataaataaatttaaaatatgataaagCACAGCTTAAATACTTAATCTTACTTAAACAAACGCAATTGATTTTATTCATATTGTTTGACTTCAACCTAGATTAACTAAAAGACTGGATTACAAAATGTACACTAAGGAAATTTAAGTGTGGCTAAGAACTTAAACAGATACAATGACTCACCTGAGACAAATTACCCTTTTTTCTagacatttttaatgaatatttatataaataaacaatgaaatgAATAACAGAGTAGGCACAAGGCAGTCTAATATAATGAGTACTTATTATAAAtccaaataatattaagaagaaatattatattttaacataatataaaatctctcATCTCTGATTACTAATCTATTTTCAATTTGTCAAATTCAACACGAAACACAACAACGGAACATTAACCAAACAATACTACAAAAGTAGCCAAGTAGGTACGAATTAAGAATCACAACAAACTTCAGCTGGGAGACTAAAAGTCTTAAGTCATTATCAGCTGCTGTCAAGATGTCAAAGTCATTATTCATGTCCTACTACGGTCACGGTtcacaataatttacaaaatagatTCCCGTTATATTGGTtatacctaataaataaaattctcgtgtgtcgcggtgtttgttaccaaacttctCCGAAATGGCTGCACCGATTgttatgtaattttttgtgcatatcgggtaggtctgagaatcggccaccACCTATTTTTTGGAGCCcaaaaaatttgtttcattttgtttttattaatttactttgcaAACGCTGTATGTTTGTCAgatcagctagttattatataatattattatcttaattttaatttctaaaattattactatttcgGATGCAGGAACTACTAGTCTGCCCTACCCCTACAGTGTTTTATAAAGGCTGGAGACGCGTATCACGTAGACCCAAATTAGTCTCAATAACTCGTTGTATATGATCACCCTCTTTGACCATCGTAAAAGCTCGTTAAAACACGAAAATGTTTAAGGTTTAACGGGTAAGATACTAACATAACCTCAAattgaaaaaagttaaataaatatacaatactttCCGCGTTTTCTGGGTTGATATGGTCTGTATatggtctatggtgctaaagccttttaAAATCCGACTTGTTCGGGAGGCTAGAAGTTGTTGAACATATGGAAAAGCCGATTtgtgataaccctagaaaacatAGCTCAGAAGTGTAATAGGTCTAAAGTTGTTCACAGGAGTACCACCACCTCTCAAAAGGTCGACTGTAATCCGATCATCACCCAGCGTTGCTtgttttaagctgttttaggtgAAAATtgtaaactaatattttttatttttcagtgtAAAATGTCATAATTACGTATTAACAAAGCCTAGTCTACGCAAGGTGGTCACGACGAGCCCATACAGTTGATTCGGTGTTCCGTCTAGGAACGTAAACTCGCAACAGTCTGTGTAGCGTGATACAATCTACACTGAAATTGGAAGCGAAAGTGAACAATACTTCTTGCTTCTTTTCACCCCATTACATTTCTGAAATATGTAATTTGCATTgtgtatcataattattatttgtagatATTGCATGTCCA
It encodes the following:
- the LOC126979879 gene encoding coiled-coil and C2 domain-containing protein 1-like isoform X2, encoding MSRKKGNLSQYGLIDIPDLDNDELMNMSDDDVDLEAELAAITGGAKKNKPRKPEVLPPADLDAMIAASLKDVPSDDEGSGDDDDPDLLSELHGLAGDEPPPPNARRQAPPPPGSISNDSSTISLLQDRITNYTAAEKSAKDAGESNRARRFGRGLKTLSDLLKQAKAGKPINEQDIPPPVSIAKPPSEPQQPEAPAQPPTPDPPVRRAAPMPPPRTESLKSVQERPPTPPEPQEPPPHLSTEPTMDPAKQEGLQFILKRKEEFKAAALACKHAGDKQLALEHLKVVKQFDIVVEAYKSGQEMDLNELPSPEAVAAAFKASTHEKSEEEAAPVAAPEQPGLITASTVDEALKQRLAAFQEQEAKAKSDGNAMKARRMGRIVKQYQDAIRQHAAGKPLPLDELPTPNGYAPIPAEGSHRSPARPSAAQEPARPSPAPAAPRVQTKLTRNDKQLLLLMHRQKEFKEAAIKAKKSGNIQLAKDYLRSAKGFDSLIEATKGGLPVDLNSIPLPPTAKKKIEDTFDIVSAEECGPPDDSSITAGDDDVMSRLHGQLSSQLKLCFDNRDHCRAAGNIAESNRFEHLAVSVKQDLDVVALAMSVGDDPPKFRYENRTFSIVQCNTDLNENELELTIVRGIAYNVPNPREIDTYVKFEFPYPQEAPVSDRTATVKDTNSPQYDAVFPLAIQRTRPCQRVFKRHAIKFTVYSKGGWFSRDTALGTVSVKLAPLENQVTLHESFPLMDGRRPAGGSLEVKLRVRRPLTQPEVVTQTHRWLIVTP
- the LOC126979879 gene encoding coiled-coil and C2 domain-containing protein 1-like isoform X1, whose translation is MSRKKGNLSQYGLIDIPDLDNDELMNMSDDDVDLEAELAAITGGAKKNKPRKPEVLPPADLDAMIAASLKDVPSDDEGSGDDDDPDLLSELHGLAGDEPPPPNARRQAPPPPGSISNDSSTISLLQDRITNYTAAEKSAKDAGESNRARRFGRGLKTLSDLLKQAKAGKPINEQDIPPPVSIAKPPSEPQQPEAPAQPPTPDPPVRRAAPMPPPRTESLKSVQERPPTPPEPQEPPPHLSTEPTMDPAKQEGLQFILKRKEEFKAAALACKHAGDKQLALEHLKVVKQFDIVVEAYKSGQEMDLNELPSPEAVAAAFKASTHEKSEEEAAPVAAPEQPGLITASTVDEALKQRLAAFQEQEAKAKSDGNAMKARRMGRIVKQYQDAIRQHAAGKPLPLDELPTPNGYAPIPAEGSHRSPARPSAAQEPARPSPAPAAPRVQTKLTRNDKQLLLLMHRQKEFKEAAIKAKKSGNIQLAKDYLRSAKGFDSLIEATKGGLPVDLNSIPLPPTAKKKIEDTFDIVSAEECGPPDDSSITAGDDDVMSRLHGQLSSQLKLCFDNRDHCRAAGNIAESNRFEHLAVSVKQDLDVVALAMSVGDDPPKFRYENRTFSIVQCNTDLNENELELTIVRGIAYNVPNPREIDTYVKFEFPYPQEAPVSDRTATVKDTNSPQYDAVFPLAIQRTRPCQRVFKRHAIKFTVYSKGCCKGLLCCSGWFSRDTALGTVSVKLAPLENQVTLHESFPLMDGRRPAGGSLEVKLRVRRPLTQPEVVTQTHRWLIVTP